One Natronincola ferrireducens DNA segment encodes these proteins:
- the pnuC gene encoding nicotinamide riboside transporter PnuC: MTIAMKIKNYFEDWSKFEISWLVISTVVMIGLSVAWGDNLMALISGITGVIGVVLCAKGKISTYFFATINVTLYAYICWGNNLYGEVMLNSLYFLPMNVVGFLLWRKNKGDSGDIICRKLTPKQIGMMISGLTIAVFIYWKFLVYLGGNLALIDAMTTIVSVVALILQVTRYAEQWLLWIVVNITSIIMWILLLGSDTSAVTMVVMWGAYLLNSIYGYYNWVKLSKEEAIA, encoded by the coding sequence ATGACAATTGCAATGAAAATTAAGAATTATTTTGAAGATTGGAGTAAATTTGAAATTTCTTGGTTAGTTATTTCTACAGTTGTTATGATTGGGTTAAGTGTTGCTTGGGGAGATAACTTGATGGCTCTTATAAGCGGGATCACAGGGGTAATTGGGGTAGTACTTTGTGCAAAAGGTAAAATTAGCACATATTTTTTTGCTACAATTAATGTTACCCTATATGCATATATTTGTTGGGGAAATAACTTATATGGAGAAGTGATGTTAAATTCACTGTACTTTTTACCTATGAATGTTGTGGGATTTCTTTTATGGAGAAAAAATAAAGGGGATTCTGGAGATATAATTTGCAGAAAGCTTACTCCAAAGCAAATTGGTATGATGATATCAGGTTTAACCATAGCTGTTTTTATATATTGGAAGTTTTTAGTATACCTGGGGGGAAATCTTGCTTTAATCGATGCTATGACAACAATAGTTTCAGTAGTTGCTTTAATTCTACAGGTTACACGCTATGCAGAACAATGGTTGTTATGGATTGTAGTTAATATTACTTCCATAATTATGTGGATATTGTTACTAGGAAGTGATACTTCTGCTGTTACGATGGTTGTAATGTGGGGAGCATATCTCTTAAACTCTATCTATGGTTATTATAATTGGGTTAAATTAAGTAAAGAAGAAGCTATCGCTTAA